Proteins from one Sabethes cyaneus chromosome 2, idSabCyanKW18_F2, whole genome shotgun sequence genomic window:
- the LOC128737800 gene encoding uncharacterized protein LOC128737800 — protein MNRSQMIGTISEFNSSADDWDVYYERLEQFFDVNDVPDAKRSAFLISVIGADAYKSLRDLCHPAAPRDKSFADLCELLRKQFSPQISIFRERASFYNVRQEYQENATQWYGRLKRLSVNCKFGESLQAILMDKFITGLKPGQVLDRLCEENETLKLEQALDIAVNKECAAKENAYITQKSPFYKPQICPAPRLQTCFFGGQPARAENLLYSAPKPLEQRFGRLADNFGGFSQPQALGAAAPSSLFGKSAENFAFKSQPFASAPSGTLFGAASGGGGGGGISGGFGAPAPPCLDSAPVELECAEVCAAPPALEACLKESAVESAPIPALGDGLPEGANRAGGAQKKGRVRTRRRGGARRGAAGDTADRASVDGDQEL, from the coding sequence ATGAATCGATCGCAGATGATTGGTACGATTTCGGAGTTTAATAGTTCCGCTGATGATTGGGATGTCTACTACGAACGGTTGGAGCAGTTTTTCGACGTGAATGACGTACCCGATGCGAAGCGAAGTGCCTTTTTGATCAGTGTCATCGGTGCCGATGCGTACAAAAGTTTGCGTGATTTGTGCCACCCTGCAGCACCCCGGGATAAATCATTTGCCGATCTCTGTGAGTTGCTGCGGAAACAGTTCAGTCCACAGATTTCGATTTTTCGCGAAAGAGCTAGCTTCTACAATGTCCGCCAGGAGTACCAGGAAAATGCCACCCAATGGTATGGAAGGCTAAAACGCTTGTCAGTTAATTGTAAATTTGGTGAAAGTTTGCAAGCGATTCTGATGGATAAATTCATTACGGGTTTGAAACCAGGCCAAGTACTGGATCGATTGTGCGAAGAAAATGAAACGTTAAAACTAGAGCAAGCTTTGGACATTGCCGTAAACAAGGAGTGTGCTGCTAAAGAAAATGCCTACATTACGCAAAAGTCCCCATTTTACAAACCACAAATTTGTCCAGCCCCCAGACTTCAAACGTGCTTCTTTGGAGGACAACCGGCACGTGCAGAAAATCTCCTTTATTCAGCTCCAAAACCGCTGGAACAAAGATTCGGCAGACTAGCTGATAATTTTGGAGGATTCTCTCAACCCCAAGCGCTTGGTGCAGCTGCACCTTCTTCgttatttggaaaatctgcagaaaacttTGCCTTTAAATCACAACCTTTTGCATCAGCTCCAAGTGGTACGCTGTTCGGCGCGGCtagcggcggcggtggcggtggtggcATTAGCGGTGGCTTCGGAGCCCCAGCTCCCCCCTGTTTGGACTCAGCACCGGTTGAGCTAGAGTGCGCGGAAGTGTGCGCTGCTCCACCGGCACTGGAAGCCTGCTTGAAGGAAAGTGCGGTGGAATCGGCACCAATTCCGGCCCTCGGCGATGGCCTACCGGAGGGAGCTAATAGAGCTGGTGGCGCTCAGAAAAAGGGACGCGTCCGCACTCGACGACGTGGTGGAGCTCGTCGCGGCGCTGCTGGCGATACTGCTGATCGAGCTTCTGTTGACGGTGACCAAGAACTGTGA